In Calypte anna isolate BGI_N300 chromosome 28, bCalAnn1_v1.p, whole genome shotgun sequence, a single window of DNA contains:
- the NDUFA13 gene encoding NADH dehydrogenase [ubiquinone] 1 alpha subcomplex subunit 13, which produces MAAPKVKQDMAPPGGYGPIDYKRHLPRRGLSGYSLFALGIGSLLLGYYTLVKWNRERRRLLIEDLEARIALMPLLQAEMDRRTLRIMRQNLDEEAKIMRDVPGWKVGESLFHTERWVPPTPEELYYLRPSSEMDNEKFGLQYYV; this is translated from the exons ATGGCGGCGCCGAAGGTGAAGCAGGACATGGCCCCCCCGGGGGGGTACGGACCCATTGACTACAAACGGCACCTCCCGCGCCGCGGCCTCTCAG GTTACAGCCTCTTCGCGCTGGGGATCGGCAGCCTCCTGCTGGGCTACTACACCCTCGTCAAGTGGAACCGGGAGCGCAG GCGGTTGCTGATCGAGGACCTGGAGGCTCGGATCGCGCTGATGCcgctgctgcaggcagagatgGATCGCAG gACCCTGCGGATCATGCGGCAGAATCTGGATGAGGAGGCCAAGATCATGAGGGATGTTCCTGGATGGAAG GTGGGGGAATCGCTGTTCCACACTGAACGTTGGGTGCCCCCCACCCCGGAGGAGCTTTATTACCTCCGCCCCTCCAGCGAGATGGACAACGAGAAGTTTGGGCTCCAATACTACGTCTGA